The following proteins come from a genomic window of Salvelinus namaycush isolate Seneca unplaced genomic scaffold, SaNama_1.0 Scaffold71, whole genome shotgun sequence:
- the LOC120042537 gene encoding dynein regulatory complex protein 9-like, giving the protein MTAHLKDQLHGRKAKTGLERKYVKSSAELLVYQGQKINTHSEKQLEEEIRLLQERLEEERRVHMEMETFLKKHQTSLDEKLEVWMERYERDMEDKQQELNSLRNKKANNLSQLQELAKKYRDIEQVVIEDRMEKEALRRKLEKEHMERDAATKIQSWWRGTLVRRGLSPYKKGKKPKEGKKGKKKK; this is encoded by the exons ATGACTGCCCACCTGAAGGACCAGCTACACGGGAGGAAAGCTAAGACTGGGCTGGAGAGGAAGTATGTGAAGAGCAGCGCGGAGCTGCTGGTGTACCAGGGACAGAAGATCAACACACACTCTGAGAAGCAGCTGGAGGAAGAGATCagg CTACTGCAGGAGaggttggaggaggagaggagagttcatATGGAGATGGAGACTTTCCTCAAGAAACATCAGACA AGTCTGGATGAGAAGCTGGAGGTGTGGATGGAGCGCTatgagagagacatggaggacaAGCAGCAGGAGCTCAACAGCCTGAGGAACAAAAAAGCTAACAATCTCTCCCAGCTCCAGGAGCTGGCCAAGAAG TACAGAGACATTGAGCAGGTGGTCATCGAGGACAGGATGGAGAAAGAGGCCCTACGCAGGAAGCTGGAGAAGGAACATATGGAGCGAGACGCAGCCACCAAG ATCCAGTCGTGGTGGAGGGGAACATTAGTGCGACGTGGCCTGAGCCCCTATAAGAAAGGCAAGAAGCCCAAGGAGGGAAAGAAGGGAAAGAAGAAAAAGTGA
- the LOC120042538 gene encoding dynein regulatory complex protein 9-like: MSVPLSGVELLRVCTVLQDCSAQLSVLGHIMPDTYRGRPEADKFVSADIGQVLEQQKGAEQNLKAARQFERESGRLSDATRELHRSQKELNRTLEEDPLSPDNLAKVQRDSQFVGHVIADVLAELQEKGTFHSLLFAVEEEKRRKANLQDIIIREEGSRRRTKALQRQLLDIRKEKTLELQVP; encoded by the exons ATGTCGGTTCCTTTGTCTGGGGTAGAGCTGCTCAGAGTGTGTACAGTGCTCCAGGACTGTTCTGCACAGCTGTCAGTGCTGGGTCACATCATGCCCGACACCTACAGGGGTCGTCCAGAAGCTGATAAG TTTGTGTCAGCCGACATTGGACAGGTCCTTGAACAGCAGAAAGGGGCAGAGCAGAACCTGAAAGCAGCCCGTCAGTTTGAGAGAGAGTCTGGGAGACTGTCAGATGCCACCCGTGAGCTGCACAGATCCCAGAAGGAACTGAACCGCACGCTAGAGGAGGACCCACTGTCCCCTGACAACCTGGCCAAGGTGCAGAGAGACAG TCAGTTTGTGGGTCACGTGATTGCTGATGTGTTGGCAGAGCTGCAAGAGAAAGGGACCTTTCACAGCTTGCTTTTCGCTGTGGAAGAAGAGAAAAGAAGGAAGGCCAACCTCCAGGACATAATAATCAG GGAGGAGGGCAGCCGGCGGAGGACCAAAGCTCTTCAGAGACAGCTGCTTGACATCCGCAAGGAAAAAACTCTGGAGCTGCAGGTACCATAA